The Arctopsyche grandis isolate Sample6627 chromosome 12, ASM5162203v2, whole genome shotgun sequence genome includes the window GTTTTAAGTCATTACACGGCCGGGTTGAGTTTAGAAACcccacttgtaaggcttttccccgtgtgagttcttaaatgtctcataagtacaaattttcgagtaaatgattttaaacatacttcacatttgtgtggttttatcccagtatgcaaatttttatgtttctcgagGTCAgaattttgagtaaatgattttagacaaatttcacattggtGTGGTTTtctcccagtatgcaatttttcatgtgcaagaaggtgagatttttgagtaaatgattttagacaaatttcacacttgtaaggcttttcccccgtgtgagttcttaaatgtctcaCAAGTCTTTTTCTTTcacaaaatgattttaaacaaatatcacatttgtgtggttttatcccagtatgcaatttttcatgtaaaaCGAGGTTATATTTATCaacaaatgattttagacaaatttcacacttgtaaggcttttcccccgtgtgagttcttaaatgtctcaCAAGTGTGTTTCTTTcacaaaatgattttaaacaaatatcacatttgtgtagttttatcccagtatgcaattttgaatgtgaaacGAGGtcagattttcgagaaaatgattttagacaaatttcacacttgtagggcttttcccccgtgtgagttcttaaatgtctcacaagtctttttatttcataaaatgattttaaacaaatttcgcatttgtgtggttttatcccagtatgcaattttgaatgtgaaacGAGGtcagatttttgagtaaatgattttagacaaatttcacatttgtgtggttttatcccagtatgcaatttttcatgtgaaacgaggttatatttatcaataaatgattttagacaaatttcacacttgtaaggcttttcccccgtgtgagttcttaaatgtctcacaagtctttttctttcaaaaaatgattttaaacaaatatcacatttgtgtagttttatcccagtatgcaatttttcatgtgaaacgaggttatatttatcaataaatgattttagacaaatttcacacttgtaaggcttttcccccgtgtgagttcttaaatgtctcaCAAGTCTTTTTCTTTcacaaaatgattttaaacaaatatcacatttgtgtagttttatcccagtatgcaattttgaatgtgaaacGAGGccagattttcgagaaaatgattttagacaaatttcacacttgtagggcttttcccccgtgtgggttcttaaatgtatcacaagtctatatttttttaaaaatgatttaaaacaaatatcacattgaaaTAGATTTTCTCCAAGAAGTGatcttttgtgtaaaataagttCAGATTCAATGGGAAACGACTTCAAGcaaatttcactattctttcggtgaattgtcgaTTGTGACGGCTCGTCGTTCCATATTAgatcttccaataaaacttcttcagtctcgATCTTCAAGCAATCATCTAACCTCAGTCGAGACGATTCGTtgtttcgaaaacaagcctttcgaaagctgatcaacaattccagattggtcttacacgaaagacacaccgtgtctggcaaaccatcgcctcttttaacctgcagatgaaaaaagtaggattaagcggtgagaagagttgaccaattgggtccacaataattgtaacctacaaaaatttgacagcaggtccgaatgcgttgctccagacgctctggatgaggatcgccgaagatggagacggaagactcggcgggagctgatccaagacaaagcctgcactccatcgtccctgtaTTTAACTCTGACAGCAATCGGAGCGACTCGCCTTCGACTTGCAATTTATTTTAGTGACATCTTTCGTCTAAATTTGGTACTAGTTTAGGGCTGCCATAatggcagcgttaacactagcggtTGATACCGCGGTATTTGACGGCGTGGAAACATACAGCGTGATCCAATCTTTCACCAATCGGCGAGCCACACGACGCCCCTCCATAGCTCGGGCAGTACCCCTAGGATTGCCTTGGGGGGATGTCGTCGATATTTCAGAGAGCGTGTCGCGAACATATTTACGACATTTGCTCGGCTCATTACTTTATTCAATTATCTTtctatttacccggcttcgctcggtatttgtaatataaaccgcttaaacatggccaatctaatgtgGCAGCTCCCCAGGTACTGGCCGTAAACCAACGTGTGATACCGCTTCTTCTGTCATAACAAAATGCAGTGCATACCATCACCTCATAACCactttattgttcaattatcgTACTCTACTCATAACTGGTCATCTAAACACGCAACTTTTATTGTTCGCAGCACACCCACAACACAGCCTTCTACCAATCGAAACTCCAAGCGAGATGACATGACGAAACTACACCGTCACTTCTCTCGCCcttctccatatatatgtacatatatacatatatgggggtGGTATAtgagtacaaatatatatatatatatatatatatatatatatatatatatatatatatatatatatatatatatatatatatatatatatatatatatatatatttatatatattgattagGTAATATCGGACCATTTACAGAAGATAgaatatgtaaaatcaaaattgttttattttaaaaaacggaCAGATTTATAGAattcacaaatatcaaaatgtcaatattgaaGTACCTACCTAGTTCGTTTTGTGAccctcatttattaaaaaatgtttctaatttattgaaaaatgtgattttcaggaaagagttgaaaaaaatagagcaatctaaAAGGTCGGGCTGCGGAGCTGAtgagatatatatataccatcATCCTCGACATTTCACGAACTGAGCTTTTTGGCCAACGTAGAAAAACCCGTGCTGACTATGGTAATCATCTTGATTATATTACTACTtttggaaaattatttatttattaggtacTATTCGACCACATCAACTTTAGTCTCGGCCCGATGATAGTAATTCGACAATGGACtgaaaacaatattaaacacCATGAAGATGGCAtgagggcgaaatcagacagcggtgaatgtgggacgtggtttttttagatacatatagaaaaaacgtGGCATTCATCGAACGCGTACATGGGAtagtttagaattttataaagaaaataagaaacttttgaatcaaattagcagtgtataaataaatatagcaacAGAGGTGATGAAATTGAGTGAgaatgaagatgattaaattcaacaattaatttttaagcgcACTTTTTAAGTtcctaactatatatgtatattccggttattatgaaagtggaataagtcatataatatttcctttgagataattggacttttgtgtaaatttgttttaaaaattattgtgaTACCTTAGCCTTatgggggtctacgtgacgagccggaatctgatattaccgaaaacgcaaagatcgaaaatcgaaagatcttaagtcgaaatatcaaaaaaagagggtgcatggtaaacggtacatactcactgtaTGACCGGCCTTATAGATATAATCTTTTCCCgcacaattataaagaaaattgtaaaataaacatttttttgttaaatgttctctttttttgtccATGACACTTGGCAACCCTAGCTTATGGTGATTTTCGATGATAGTGcgatataactagaggtaggatagtcacagtgctatacattgttgtaaatcctttgtaaaaaaggttccgcaaacctttaacaatgcatttacaacctttgaacaatacgcggcaccttctgggtccggtgactagataTAACCATgtctttgaatatatgtatataaatataatgtagcatagcaatatgaaaaattattacggtaaataataattacggatcacaaatgaaattattttatttaaaaaaatcaatataatacaaatatacataaaaaagaataacaaagatagtaaaaaaataaaaagcaagaaagaaatatgtatagtaaaaaaacaagtaaataataatgataattatatagGTTGACCTACCACGGTGTCTACAAGGTTACAAGGCTGTTCTTCTTTTCTCATCGAAGAAATACTGTCGAAACTCGTCTCTGACTGTTTTTGCATCTGACTTAGCATTTCGATTAAAAGAAGTGGAAAGGCTAGTTATTGTGTCTTTGTCTTCTTCTAATGCAATATCATCAGCTACTAATACATATGGAAAATTCGTCGTGGTGTTGGGCAATGGACATGGCTCTGGCAAATTTAATTTGCGTTGTTCATAGAGTTCCCAAAATTTCGTATAGAATAAAACTCCACCATCTGAGATTTTTCCGTTTGTTCCTACATCAATCATGATGAACTCTTTTCTCGCATTAACCAAAGCCATGAGGACAATGCTATAAAAGTCTTTATAATTGTAGTATGAGGGACCTGAAATTCTaggtttaataatttcaatgtgttTGCCATCTAGACTTCCAATGCATCTGGGGAAATTGTAAAGTTTTCCAAATTCATTTGCGATTTCGATTCATTCTGCATCTGTTGTTGGcatctgaaaaattttaaattaattttttttttttttcaggaagatTATTCTCAACAACACCAAAATGAAGTAGTACAAAAAGAGTCTTTGATATATTCGTCTCTTAATGATGACGATGAAGGTGccgaaaataacaaagaataggctgaacaaaaaaaatgagctgCTTGCACAAGCATGCACTATACTGTCTCGGCCCATTGTTGAATCTCCCCAAACTTCTTTCGATCTAATGTGTGCGTCCTGGATTGAGAGTTTAAAAGGCTTAAATCCGAAACTAAAATTAGATAAAGCACATgccataaacaatataatatatgaagctcaaacgaaaaatttgtattatactgaaattaataattcattatctCTCACATCTTTATCAAACTCATCGCCACATGTTATCCACATACCCGAGAATACTAGCTTCAATTCACCCAAAATACAAGTAATAGAAGGGTTGGAACCATCAACACACATTACCAAACGTCCGCCAATTATCCACAttcctaaaaatattaaatacaatccgGGTATATGAATAACAGAAGGGTTGGCttcaaaaaattttataaaacatcaaacaacatcacacataaacataatcatctagtcatcatttattttttacatacctcctttattattgtatttcattataatttgtttttttgtttatgtaaaatgtttactatataataagtaatataaataaagtttttatattactttggtTTCTATTTTTACCTTTATATACTTCTTGATCATCGGGCCGAGACTAAAGTTGATGTGGTCGAATAGtacctaataaataaattattttctaaaagtAGTAATATAATCAAGATGATTACCATAGTCAGCACGGGTTTTTCTACGTTGGCCAAAAAGCTCAGTTCGTGAAATGTCGAGGAtgatggtatatatatatatatctcatcAGCTCCGCAGCCTGACCTTttagattgctctatttttttcaactctttcctgaaaatcacatttttcaataaattagcaacattttttaataaatgagggTCACAAAACGAACTAGGTAGACACttcaatattgacattttgatatttgtgaatTCTATAAATCTGtccgttttttaaaataaaacaattttgattttacatattcTATCTTCTGTAAATGGTCCGATATTACCTAATCAATAAtcatatatctataatacatatatatatatatatatatatatatatatatatatatatatatatatatatttgtactcaTATACCACCCCCATATATATGGAGAAGGGCGAGAGAAGTGACGGTGTAGTTTAGTCATCTCGCTTGGAGTTGAGATTCGTAGAAGGCtgtggtgtgggtgtgggtgtgctgCGAACAATAAAAGGTGCGTGTTTAGATCACCAGTTATGAGTAGACTAcgataattgaacaataaactgGTTATGAGGTGATGGTATGTAATGACAGTGTAAGCGTAGGTTATGCACTGCATTTTGTTATGACAGAAGAAGCGCTATCACACCTTGGTTTACGGCCAGTACCTGGGGAGCtgccacatatgtatttaatattacatatataaatccgctTACcagtttaataaaaacataggtttgttaaaacaaattaagcttaaaattaaagtaaagttcagtttatcaaaaaaaatgagGTTATGGACACAAACGTATGCAAACAAAAATTGACGCCAAGCCCAAAGTATTTGTTTTAAGAGatcgaataaatgaataaaacaacatttttaataaatataaattaaaaatcgacCTGTAATTGCTGCGTAAGGTGTTAATTTTTCTTAGTACATCCATCCTCGTGGCGTTtggctttattttattatatgtctcTAAAATAATATCCAGggattccaatttttttttcttgttgagGTAATTTCTATTATTGGGGTTCCACAAATTTTGATGAGTTTCATAGGACACTATGAATCGTTGTAAATCGGTTCCGACTTCTGGAACACGGTCGATCTCGTTCACCCCGTCCATAGTGCGCGTGCGACTGACACTGAAAAGTTTCGCCAAATTTCACCAACACACAgccaaatttcatatacatgtattttaacTTTGTAAAATCCGCATtcctaaataaaaattattgcaaGTACGTTGTAATTAATCTGTGATTTGTGCCGATCACTATCACGATcattatcatttggatccacaaaGTTGTCTTGGTGAACCAAAAAAGGTTTACTGACATGATGGCTATGTTGGATTATTTCATTTGTTGGAAACCAAATATTTTCTaaggaaaacataaaaaaaacctcaattctGTAGAGTGagagtactacttccggtgcaGGTAAAATTATTACggtatcaaatttataatttcaatcacatgtaaaaaaatttcattgtctgattcggttagcggttttggagataaatgaatttaaaaacttaaaaaaaagaggacacctataagaatatgtaccatttccggtcaatttaaaaatttgaaaaaaaattacgtcatatcgataagaaattcagtaaccgatactaagtttcagttcgataggactaacggtgtttaaaaaatacacagccacaca containing:
- the LOC143919798 gene encoding uncharacterized protein LOC143919798 gives rise to the protein MECRLCLGSAPAESSVSIFGDPHPERLEQRIRTCCQIFVKRGDGLPDTVCLSCKTNLELLISFRKACFRNNESSRLRLDDCLKIETEEVLLEDLIWNDEPSQSTIHRKNSEICLKSFPIESELILHKRSLLGENLFQCDICFKSFLKKYRLVIHLRTHTGEKPYKCEICLKSFSRKSGLVSHSKLHTGIKLHKCDICLKSFCERKRLVRHLRTHTGEKPYKCEICLKSFIDKYNLVSHEKLHTGIKLHKCDICLKSFFERKRLVRHLRTHTGEKPYKCEICLKSFIDKYNLVSHEKLHTGIKPHKCEICLKSFTQKSDLVSHSKLHTGIKPHKCEICLKSFYEIKRLVRHLRTHTGEKPYKCEICLKSFSRKSDLVSHSKLHTGIKLHKCDICLKSFL